A DNA window from Seriola aureovittata isolate HTS-2021-v1 ecotype China chromosome 8, ASM2101889v1, whole genome shotgun sequence contains the following coding sequences:
- the LOC130173988 gene encoding protocadherin alpha-8-like → MEAGGQRRGIHYWWVAFRFSVMLSCMERGSAQIKYSVPEEVKVGSVVGNVAKDLGLDISSLEDRRFRIVSGTEDAQFDVNRNNGALYVHKNIDREELCESTSPCLINLKFVAENPMEIHYVAVELIDVNDNSPSFQEEEKILEIPESILPGKRFQLPTARDPDVSINTVRLYKLSQNEYFSIQIRERGDDKVPFLVMQKSLDREKHHEHRLILTAVDGGNPPRSGTLNVTVIVLDSNDNHPIFSQEVYSVTIPENVDAETSVITVKATDLDEGVNGDIGYFFGGEIDPKIYDMFVLDKDTGEIRVKGKIDFEKVDVYKLDIHATDKGQPPMSTDCTVIIKVLDENDNKPEIEVTSLSKMVSEDSKPGTVVSLISITDKDAGLNGKVICSLSDNVPFELKPSFQENMYSLVLKNRLDRESISHYDIEITATDCGQPPLSTFKTLSIDVSDVNDNNPAFLNNPIELYLRENNVPGKTIFSITATDRDLNENGALTYNIIRDEGSQVKTASFLNINSDNGQISALKGFDFETLKTFQFHVVASDSGTPSLSSNVTVNVFILDQNDNAPVILYPLSSNGSAEGVEEIPRNVNAGHLVTKVRAYDADIGYNGWLLFSLQEVTDHSLFGLDRYTGQIRTLRSFTETDEAEHKLVILVKDNGNVSLSATATVIVKLVEPKEAFAASDVKSSAKADEDNNVTFYLMITLGAVSALFLISIIVLIAMQCSKSTDYTSKYLQETNYDGTLCHSIQYRSGDKRYMLVGPRMSIGSTIVPGSHANTLVLPDRRRTSEEVRRFLILIEDIIHAHSESLLRLTSRSCLQNR, encoded by the coding sequence ATGGAAGCCGGAGGACAAAGACGAGGAATACACTACTGGTGGGTAGCCTTCCGTTTTTCTGTGATGCTGAGCTGTATGGAGCGGGGATCAGCTCAGATAAAATATTCAGTCCCAGAGGAAGTAAAAGTGGGATCTGTTGTTGGAAATGTCGCCAAGGATCTAGGATTGGACATCAGCTCGTTGGAGGACAGACGGTTTCGTATTGTCTCTGGAACTGAAGATGCACAGTTTGATGTCAATCGGAACAATGGCGCGTTATATGTGCACAAAAATATCGACCGAGAGGAGCTCTGTGAAAGCACTTCGCCTTGTTTAATAAATCTGAAATTCGTAGCTGAGAACCCCATGGAAATACATTATGTGGCGGTGGAACTCATTGATGTAAACGATAACTCACCCAGTTttcaggaggaagaaaaaatattagaaataccTGAGTCCATACTGCCAGGTAAACGCTTCCAGTTACCAACTGCCCGTGATCCAGATGTTAGCATCAATACAGTACGCCTGTATAAATTAAGTCAAAACGAATATTTTAGTATACAAATTCGGGAGAGAGGAGACGATAAGGTACCATTCTTAGTCATGCAAAAGTCTCTAGATCGGGAAAAGCACCATGAGCACAGACTTATATTGACAGCAGTTGACGGTGGAAATCCACCGAGATCAGGGACTCTTAATGTCACAGTCATAGTCCTCGATTCAAACGATAACCACCCTATTTTTAGTCAAGAAGTGTATTCAGTAACTATACCTGAAAATGTGGACGCAGAAACAAGTGTAATTACGGTGAAGGCAACTGATCTGGATGAGGGTGTAAATGGAGATATTGGGTATTTTTTCGGTGGGGAAATTGACCCTAAAATATATGACATGTTTGTCTTAGATAAAGATACTGGCGAAATTCGAGTAAAAGGCAAAATTGACTTTGAAAAGGTTGACGTTTACAAGTTAGATATCCATGCCACTGACAAAGGACAACCTCCGATGAGTACTGATTGTACTGTAATCATCAAAGTGCTAGACgaaaatgacaacaaacctGAAATAGAGGTGACGTCCCTGTCAAAGATGGTATCTGAAGACTCAAAACCTGGGACTGTGGTTTCTCTTATTAGTATTACAGACAAAGACGCCGGTTTAAACGGCAAAGTCATATGTAGTCTTTCAGATAATGTGCCTTTCGAATTAAAACCGTCATTTCAAGAGAATATGTACTCGTTAGTTCTGAAAAATCGTTTGGATAGAGAATCAATTTCGCATTATGACATCGAAATAACAGCTACAGACTGTGGCCAGCCTCCCCTATCTACATTCAAAACTCTGAGTATTGATGTATCAGACGTGAATGATAACAACCCAGCATTTTTGAACAATCCCATTGAACTTTACCTGAGAGAAAATAACGTGCcaggaaaaacaatattttccaTTACTGCCACGGATAGAGACTTGAATGAAAATGGGGCTTTAACTTATAATATCATTAGAGATGAAGGTAGTCAAGTTAAAACTGcatcatttttaaacatcaatTCAGATAATGGACAAATATCCGCTCTAAAAGGTTTCGactttgaaacactgaaaactttCCAGTTCCACGTTGTTGCGTCAGACTCTGGCACTCCGTCACTAAGCAGCAACGTCACAGTGAACGTGTTCATTCTGGATCAGAACGATAACGCCCCAGTCATCCTGTATCCACTCAGCTCTAACGGTTCTGCTGAAGGTGTGGAGGAGATTCCCCGCAACGTGAACGCAGGACACTTGGTGACTAAAGTCAGAGCCTATGACGCTGATATAGGATATAACGGCTGgttactgttttcactgcaggaagTTACTGATCACAGTCTCTTTGGTTTGGACCGCTATACAGGACAGATCAGAACACTTCGctcattcacagagacagacgaggCTGAGCATAAACTAGTCATACTGGTCAAAGACAATGGGAACGTTTCACTCTCAGCAACAGCCACTGTGATTGTCAAACTTGTGGAGCCAAAAGAGGCTTTTGCAGCTTCTGATGTGAAAAGTTCAGCAAAAGCAGATGAGGataataatgtgactttttaccTGATGATAACTTTGGGCGCAGTTTCAGCACTTTTTCTCATCAGTATCATCGTGCTGATTGCAATGCAGTGCTCAAAATCCACAGACTATACTTCTAAATATCTACAAGAGACTAATTATGATGGGACACTGTGTCACAGCATCCAGTACAGGTCTGGAGACAAACGGTACATGTTAGTTGGACCCAGAATGAGTATAGGATCTACTATAGTCCCGGGAAGCCATGCGAATACACTAGTGCTCCCTGACAGGAGGAGAACATCTGAAGAGGtaagacgttttttgattttaattgaaGATATTATTCATGCCCACTCAGAATCTTTACTGCGGCTTACATCAAGATCATGCCTCCAAAACAGATAA
- the LOC130173990 gene encoding protocadherin gamma-C3-like has product MGGRGQRRRVNCWWVSGILLLCFVERIVAQLKYSVPEEVQVGSPVGNVAKDLGLDTSTLTDRRFRIVSVPNHALFQLNQNNGVLYVGKIMDREELCDGTKVCLINLKIVVESPLEIHYVGVEITDVNDHSPTFPENEQRLEIAEHTPPGTRFQIHAARDPDVGTQSVRLYKLNPNDFFDTEVRDSEEDKIPFLVLKKPLDREKKAEHRLVLTALDGGSPSKSGSLNLTITVLDANDNRPVFSKDTYSVSLDENALIGTLVIQLNATDLDEGLNSEIEYSFGKTQKKKVHDTFELDSVTGEIRVKGKVDFEDTEIYRLDLQASDKGHLPWTAESRVVIKIKDVNDNEPDIEVTSLLNVIPEDSKPGTVISLISVTDIDSGVNGKVICKISNNVPFDLTPSIEENMYSLVAKGRLDRETVSHYDITITATDCGVPPLSSAKTLRVQVSDVNDNRPVFSQNPVELYLVENNAPGASIYSVTAVDNDLNENAAITYRIIRGDRLQGDMTSFLNVNSLNGEISALKSFDFETLKTLQFHVVASDSGTPSLSSNVTVNMFILDQNDNAPVILYPLSSNGSAEGVEEIPRNVNAGHLVTKVRAYDADIGYNGWLLFSLQEVTDHSLFGLDRYTGQIRTLRSFTETDEAEHKLIILVKDNGNVSLSATATVIVKLVEPKEAFAASDVKSSAKADEDNNVTFYLMITLGSVSALFLISIIVLIAMQCSKSTDYTSKYLQETNYDGTLCHSIQYRSGDKRYMLVGPRMSIGSTIVPGSHANTLVLPDRRRTSEEEVLF; this is encoded by the exons ATGGGAGGACGAGGACAAAGACGCCGAGTGAACTGCTGGTGGGTTAGCGGGATTTTGTTGCTGTGCTTTGTGGAGCGGATTGTGGCTCAGCTAAAATACTCTGTCCCAGAAGAAGTGCAAGTGGGATCGCCTGTTGGAAATGTTGCCAAGGATTTAGGTCTTGACACTAGCACCTTGACAGACAGGCGGTTTCGTATTGTTTCGGTTCCAAATCATGCTCTGTTTCAGTTAAATCAGAACAATGGAGTCTTGTATGTTGGAAAAATTATGGACCGTGAGGAGCTCTGTGATGGAACCAAGGTTTGTCTGATAAACCTGAAGATTGTTGTTGAAAGCCCACTTGAAATACATTACGTTGGTGTTGAAATAACAGATGTTAATGACCATTCACCGACTTTCCCAGAAAACGAGCAGCGACTGGAAATAGCAGAGCATACTCCTCCAGGCACTCGTTTCCAAATTCATGCCGCCAGAGACCCTGATGTTGGTACACAGTCAGTTCGATTATATAAATTGAACCCAAATGATTTTTTTGATACAgaagtgagagacagtgaggaggaCAAGATACCGTTTTTAGTGCTGAAAAAGCCCCTGGACAGGGAGAAAAAGGCAGAACATCGGTTAGTATTAACGGCGCTTGATGGGGGCAGTCCGTCCAAATCCGGGAGCCTTAATTTAACTATCACTGTGCTAGATGCAAACGATAATCGCCCTGTTTTCAGCAAAGATACATATAGTGTGTCATTAGATGAAAATGCCCTGATAGGAACTCTTGTAATACAATTAAACGCTACAGATTTAGACGAAGGTTTGAACAGCGAAATTGAATATTCCTTtggcaaaacacaaaagaaaaaagtgcatGATACCTTTGAACTAGACAGTGTCACTGGCGAGATTCGAGTGAAAGGAAAAGTGGACTTTGAGGACACGGAGATTTACAGACTAGATTTACAGGCTTCAGATAAGGGTCACCTACCCTGGACAGCCGAAAGCAGAGTTGTGATAAAAATTAAAGATGTGAATGATAACGAGCCAGATATTGAAGTAACATCACTGTTGAACGTCATCCCCGAGGATTCAAAGCCTGGCACTGTTATCTCTCTCATCAGTGTCACGGACATAGATTCGGGTGTTAATGGAAAAGTTATTTGTAAAATCTCGAATAATGTTCCTTTTGATTTGACGCCATCCATTGAGGAGAACATGTATTCTCTTGTAGCAAAAGGACGTTTAGACCGAGAAACTGTGTCCCATTATGACATCACGATAACAGCTACTGACTGTGGGGTCCCTCCACTTTCTTCTGCAAAAACTTTGCGTGTTCAGGTGTCAGATGTAAATGATAACAGACCAGTTTTTAGTCAGAATCCAGTTGAACTTTATTTGGTAGAAAACAATGCTCCGGGGGCATCAATTTATTCTGTAACTGCTGTTGATAATGATCTGAATGAAAATGCAGCAATAACATACCGTATTATAAGAGGTGACAGGCTGCAGGGTGATATGACATCTTTCCTCAATGTAAATTCATTAAACGGAGAAATATCCGCTCTAAAAAGTTTTGACTTTGAAACTTTGAAAACTCTCCAGTTCCACGTTGTTGCGTCAGATTCTGGAACACCGTCACTAAGCAGTAACGTCACAGTGAACATGTTCATTCTGGATCAGAACGACAACGCTCCAGTCATCCTGTATCCACTCAGCTCTAACGGTTCTGCTGAAGGTGTGGAGGAGATTCCCCGCAACGTGAACGCAGGACACTTGGTGACTAAAGTCAGAGCCTATGACGCTGATATAGGATATAACGGCTGgttactgttttcactgcaggaagTTACTGACCACAGTCTCTTTGGTTTGGACCGCTATACAGGACAGATCAGAACACTTCGctcattcacagagacagacgaggCTGAGCATAAACTGATCATACTTGTCAAAGACAATGGGAACGTTTCACTCTCAGCAACAGCTACTGTGATTGTCAAACTTGTGGAGCCCAAAGAGGCTTTTGCAGCTTCTGATGTTAAAAGTTCAGCAAAAGCAGATGAGGataataatgtgactttttaccTGATGATAACTTTGGGCTCAGTTTCAGCACTTTTTCTAATCAGTATCATCGTGCTGATTGCAATGCAGTGCTCAAAATCCACGGACTATACTTCTAAATATCTACAAGAGACTAATTATGATGGGACACTGTGTCACAGCATCCAGTACAGGTCTGGAGACAAACGGTACATGTTAGTTGGACCCAGAATGAGTATAGGATCTACTATAGTCCCGGGCAGCCATGCAAATACACTAGTGCTCCCTGACAGGAGGAGAACATCTGAAGAG GAGGTTTTGTTCTAG